The genomic segment CATCCAGGCTCTGCAGGTGCAAGCTCAGAATCGTCTAATCTCCAAGGCCCTGGAGAAATCGGGCGATTCACCGAAATTTCCGGCGATTCTGCGATGGTTGTTACGGTTCCGTCCCATAAGAAATATCCCTGCCCGTTTGATCGGCTATGGCATTCGTTGTGAGCATGTGCGCACGAACGAACACCCTCCGAAATTCTGATCTGTTTTCGAAGACCACTGTTGTCCGCTCTCTTGGATGGACCTTAGGGAGGATAAAATGGTGGTGCATCATTTCCTCCAATTGAAATACGCAACGGACTGAAGGGTTATTAAACGCATGGGATTAATTCCTTTGGGGTAATCACATTTAAACCAACTGCTAAATCAACTGCATCACGACCTTGACTTGTGTCTTGACTAATTTCCAGAAATAACCAAGAATCGGCCCACCGTCATTCCCAAACGGATGCCAGTCTGTATGGCCTGATAGACGGATTTATTGTCCAACAGCTTACAAGCTAACAGGGCAGCAATGAAAAAAAAGCCAGGCGACGTTCGCATTGAAACCGACTCTTTTGGATCGATTCCTGTGCCGGCGAATAAATATTGGGGGGCTCAGACCCAACGTTCCTTGGCGAATTTCCAAATAGGCCAGGAACGCTTACCTCGAGCCCTCATCCGGGCCTTAGGTATTGTCAAACGTTGTGCAGCTCTATCCAACATGGTGCTAAACACGATTGATGAAACAACCGGCAAGGCTATTGCTGATGTGGCGGAGGATGTTATCGATGGCAAGTTGGACGATCACTTTCCCCTCGTGGTCTGGCAAACCGGTTCCGGTACGCAGTCCAACATGAACGCCAATGAGGTGATTGCCAATGTGGCCATCGAACGTCTGGGCGGGACGCTCGGATCAAAAACGCCGGTTCATCCGAATGATCACTGCAATTGCAGTCAGTCTTCCAATGATGTTTTCCCGACGGCGATGCATATTGCGACGGTTGAGCAACTGCACCATGTCCTGATTCCATCCTTGGCACATCTCCACCAAGTCTTGTTGGATAAGTCGCAAGCCTGGGAAGGCATTATTAAAATCGGACGAACCCATTTGCAGGACGCCACTCCTCTCACGTTGGGTCAGGAATTCTCAGGATATGCGACCCAGGTGCAGATGGGCATTGATCGGATTCAGGATGGTCTTAAACGGCTGTATCCCCTTGCGCAAGGCGGTACCGCTGTGGGTACGGGATTGAACGCAAAGCCGGGTTTTGGTGAAAAGTTTGCTGAAGAAGTTGCGAGGTATACGGGGCTGCCATTTCTTTCGGCTTCCAATAAGTTCGAAGCGTTGGCCACGCATGACGCCATGGTGGAAATCTCCGGCGTGCTCAATGTTCTCGCCGTCAGTCTGAATAAAATTGCCAATGATATTCGCCTGTTAAGTTCAGGCCCGCGCTCCGGTCTTGGAGAGCTCTCCCTGCCGGAAAATGAGCCGGGTTCCTCCATCATGCCGGGAAAGGTGAATCCCACCCAATGTGAAGCCATGACCATGGTCTGTGCGCAGGTTATCGGGAATCACACGACTATCACGATTTCCGGCGCACAAGGGCACCTTGAACTCAATGCGTTCAAACCCGTCATTGTATACAATGTGCTTCAGTCCATTCGCCTCATCGGCGATGCCGTAAGGAGCCTTACCGATAAATGCATTGTGGGCATTGAGCCGAATATTGCCCGTATTTCCGAGCTGATGGAACAATCCCTGATGCTGGTCACGGCTTTGGTTCCTCACCTTGGTTACGATAAGGCAGCTAAAATTGCTCAAGAGGCCTTAAAAAATGGACGCACCCTGCGAGAAGAAGCTCTCGCCAGCGGATTTGTGACTGAAGAAGAATTCAACACCTTGATTCGTCCGGAACAGATGATTCGTCCAAAGTAATCCGAACGTCCCCAGCCGCCTTCTGGCTCCTTCCGGGAGGGAATTTAAAATGAAAGATTGCGATCACATTCGGTAATGGCTTTGACATAATCCTCCATGCCCTTCATTACCGCTCCCACTTCCAGATCGGGTTCGTGTATTTGTCGGGCTACCGCACAGGCTGAACAGACCCACAAAGGGACTGTTGAAAAAAGCCGCCAGCGGCGTTCTCGCCATTTTTCCGTGCTCACGTACTGGAAGTACGCTCTGCGCGCAAAAATGACTGCGGCCTTGCTGGACGAACTTTTTTGAACCGCCCCGAGGCCTCTAATATGCAACGTGCCTGTGGGTCAATATGGCCTTGGAAACTATTATTATTCAACACTCCCACAGAGGAATACCCTGAGACAGAATGGTATTGGCTAACACCTTCAACGCCGGTAATCCGACTCCCTGTATGCCATCTACCATGCCTTTTTTGGCTAAGACAACCGCCTCAGCCTGAAGCCATAGAACGACCTCATGCCCTTGTTCGTGAGCCGCCTCTGAGGCGATAAACGGAAGAGTGGCCATTGTTGGATCATCCGTCCCTTTACTCCCGGCAATGACAAAGCGTGCCATAGATTTCTCCTTTCATGAACCTCTTTTCTTTCATGCTTCTCCGCAATCCCCCATCTCATTGCACAGGAAAGTTGGATTAGGATGAAGATGCAGTCGCCCGGAACCTGTGCTGAACCTTGATGGTATCAGTGATGAATTGAAGATTAACCTCTGTAGACCCCTTGGTTTAAGCTGGCGCGTGTGAATACTGTTGGCTCACCATCAGTATGGTTTACAAAAAGTTATACCGGAAGCCCCTGTGGCAGTGTCGGTAATACGATGAATGGGAATACACAACTGCCCGGTTCCGCCTCTATCCCCTTTCCTTGAATTTCCTAATCTGTCACGATAGATGGCATGGCAATGTTCGGTACCCGCCTGAGGCTTCTGGTTCGATCGTCTCCAAGGCGTGAGAATTTATATAATGAATAAATAAGGAGTATACACATGAAAAAGATGAAAGCCGTGGAAGTCCGTCAGGCAAAGGGCTCTTTGCAACTCGTGGAGCGTGAAGTGCCTAGTCCTGGCTCAGGACAGGTTCTCGTGAAGGTTCAGGCCTGCGGGATCTGTCATAGCGATGTGTTCACGAAGGAAGGTCTATGGCCCGGTCTGGAGTATCCGCGTATTCCTGGACATGAAATTGCCGGTATCATCGAGGAGATGGGTTCGGGTGTGGAGGGATGGAAGCAGGGCCAACGGATTGGCGTGGGGTGGCATGGAGGACACTGTGGCCGTTGTGAGCCTTGCCGCCGAGGCGATTTTGTCCTTTGCCAACGCGGGTTGGTTCCGGGGATTAGCTATGATGGAGGCTATGCCGAATACATGATTGCTCCCGTCGAAGCCTTGGCGCGCATACCAGAGGATCTCTCCGACGTTGAAGCGGCCCCTCTACTTTGTGCCGGCATCACGACCTTCAATGCCCTTCGAAAAAGCGGCGCGGGCGCCGGTGATGTGGTTGCTATTCTGGGCATCGGCGGCCTTGGACATTTAGGGGTACAGTATGCCAACAAAATGGGATTCGAGACGGTCGCCATTGCCAGAGGAAAAGACAAAGAGGCTCTGGCCAAGAAGTTAGGCGCGCGGCACTATATCGACAGCAGGGACCAAAATGTAGCGGAAGCGCTTAAGCGCCTTGGCGGAGCGAAGATAATCCTCGCAACCGTCACGAGTGGAAAGGCCATGAGTGCGACTATCGGGGGATTAACCATCGACGGAAAATTGATTATGGTTGGCGCCTCTGAAGAACCGGTGGAAGTCCCCATCGTGCAGTTTATTATGGGTCGACATTCAGTTCAAGGCTGGCCGTCCGGTACGTCGTCGGATTCGCAGGATACGTTGGCCTTCAGTGTGATGACGGATATAAAACCGATGATAGAGGAGTATCCTCTTGAACGCGCGGCTGAGGCTTATGGGCGCATGATGAGTGGTGAAGCAAGGTTCAGGGTAGTATTAAAGGTTAGTTGAAGAGCCCACCCGCTGGGATTCCTCCAATCCTTTGTCTTCGTCAAAAACATGAATGCCCATACTGAAGAAGCTGTGCTCATAAAAAGAACCAAGATGGTCAGTGGGTAATGGAGCCAAATTTCTGTAGCAACGGCTCGACTTTCAATACTGGGAGCGTTGAAAAAAAATACCGCCAGCGGCGTTCTCGCCCCTAGGCCGTGCTCACGCACTCCTCCGTACGCTCCGCTCGTCCTAGCGGCTGCGGCCTTTCCTTCGTGAAGCTTCAGGTCTGCACCGGCCTTTTTGAACACTTCACTATTTTTCTCTAATAAGCCTCCGTAACTCAGAAGCGAATGAAACGGCAAAATTTTTACGATATTCAACAGTCCCATACTCTGAACATGATAACACTCAACTGAGGCGTGTCATTGGGGATTCATTCATATTCCCTCCCCGCCAAAAAGGACTGGACGATGAAAGGGGAGCACTCCGTTAAGTAGGGCCGTCTGGATCTGGATAGGGTATTTATTGTGAAATTTCGAAGATTGACGGATTTTCCCCAGCGTTCAGCGCCCCGGTGATGGATCAGTTATGAGGCTCTGGGAAAGAGATTTTCTACAAGAGCAGCATCTCAGGCCTTTTTGACGTAGGCTTTGTAGACTTTTTTGTCGGCGGCACCTTCTTCTTCCATGCCCACCATGGCGTGTCCGGTTGTCTCGCACCAGGCCGGCATATCTTTTTTAATCCCTTCGTCATCCGAAATCACTTCAAGGACTTGCCCTGAGGCGAGTTCTTTGATTTTTTTTGAGGTCAGAATGATGGGCATCGGGCAAAAATACCCCAATGTGTCCAGTTTAACGTCGGCTGGTATCATAGTGCATCCTTTTGTGGTGGTCGTTAGATAAATAAGTTTACGGACCCGTGCCGGGCTTCCGCCAAATAAGTGCTGACTCCGGCGAGTTGGTCGATGCCATCAATGAGCGTGTCTTTTGAAATGCCCATGAGTCCCAGGGTCGTAGTGCAGGCAATCATCTTCACATCCAGGTCTTTGGCGGTCTCCATAAGTTCGGGTATGCCGGGCATGCGATTATCTTTCATCACCTTTTTCATCATGGTGGTTCCGAGACCTCCAAAATGAAATCGTGAAAGGGGCAGGCGACTGGCTCCTCCTTTGTTCAGCCATCCAAAGGCTCGACGGAGCCAATCCTTCGGGGAGCTACTCACATTTTCCTTCCGGATGGCATTCAGCCCCCAAAAGGTAAAAAACATCGTCACCTTCATGCCCATGGCTGCGGCGCCCGTCGCAATAATCAGGGCCGCCATGACGCGGTCCATGTCTCCACTCAGGACGACAAGTGTCACTTTATCGGGTTTGGTTTCTTTGAGCTCGGCTAAGGCGGTTGCTGGTTCAACGTGGGTGGCGTTCATGATGTCACCTTCTTTCTCAGAAAAATGATGGGTCGCCTCTTAAAGAGTCCTCAATATAGACGGATTGTGACGGAGTATAACAAATCCCGCCCTTTAATAGGGTTGGTTGTGCTTGGAGGCATTGTCCAAGGATGAGGCTTACCGCTCTCTCGACTATAATATGGTAATTTTTTCGGTGTCAACAAATGCCTGTTCTGAATTGTTGCCTGCATGAGGTATGAATCGCAGGCGTTTTAGCCGTGCAGGTAGATGTAAGGAAGGGGCCATGGATCGGTTGGTGGAATGTGTGCCGAATGTGAGTGAGGGCGTGGATAAGGCTGTACTCGCTGTGTTGACCCAGCGTATTCAGTCGGTGCCCGATGTGGCCTTACTCGATCTTCATGTAGATCCCGATCATCATCGATCGGTTTTTACCCTTGCAGGGGAGCCTGAGGCCATGGCTACTGCGCTTTTTCAGTTTATTCGAGAAGCACAGCAAAGCATCGACCTCCGCAGGCATCAGGGGCAGCATCCACGCATCGGGGCGGTTGATGTGGTGCCCTGGATTCCCTTCCGAGGCGTGACGATGGAGGAGTGTGCGGACTATGCCAAAGATTTGGGCAGGCGAGTCGGACAGGAACTGGGCATTCCCGTCTTTCTCTATGAACAGGCGGCTTTGGTGTCTTTGCGGGCCCGGCTGGACATTATACGGCGAGGGGGGCTTTCGGGGTTACAGGAACGGATGGATCAAGAGGCAGATTGGAAGCCTGATTTTGGCCCAAACGTATTGCATCCTACGGCAGGGGCGGTCGCAATCGGAGCCCGTTTCTTCCTGATTGCCTTTAACGTGGTCCTCAAAAGTCAGGACATTCAAGTGGCTCGTCGTATTGCCGGCACGATCCGGTCATCAGGTGGAGGTTTCCCTGCGCTCAAGGCCATGGGTGTACCCTTGTCATCAAAAGGGCTTGTGCAGGTGTCCATGAATCTGACGGATTTCCGGCAAACCTCCCTGCGAGCGGCATTTCAGGCGGTGGAGCGGGAGTCTCATCGGTTGGGTGTGGAAATTCAGGAAAGTGAAATTGTGGGCCTGGTTCCGCAGGAGGCATGGGATGCGGATTTGGCTGCCGACCTTAAGTTGAAGAACTGGAACCCTGAAGGCGTGTTGGAAGTGGCATGTGGGAAATACCATCTTTTCCCGTTGTAACTCATCAGGTACAATAGCCCGGAAATGTGGAGATGAATCCCACGTTCTACTGAATTGTGAGCCGGAGTACTGGAATCATTTGAACAAACAATAACGTGGGCATGAACGGAACGTTTACCTAAAAAAGGGAAAAACCATATGAGCGATGATCTGGCAGCTTTGCGGGCTAGTAAATTCGGGCAGTTAACGGTGGGCAGTGTCATGGAGAAAGAAGTGCAATCGGGCATGAAGGATTCGGAAGCCAAATTACTGGCCTCGTATATGATGGAAGGATTTGGTTCCGTTCCCATCATCGATGAAACTTCGAAATTGGTGGGAATCGTTTCCGAGTTTGATTTACTTAAGGCCTTGCGCAAAGGGAAAAACCTGGAAGACGTGACAGCAGGTGATATCATGACTGCCAATCCGCTATCGGTTACGCAAGATACCAATGTCCTGACGCTGATCGATGTCCTGCAAAATAATCATCTGATTCGGGTGCCTGTTGTGGATTCGAAGGGGAAATTGATCGGGATCGTTGCGCGAAGAGATTTACTACGGGGCTATTTGCAAATGTCGGGGAGTTGAAGCTCCCCGAGGAATTGAGCAACGGCTTTCCTTCACTGGGTTCATCCCTCCCATTTTCCAACATGAGTGAATCGGCGCGCGTGCTCCTCCTGGTTCCAGGGTGAGGATGCGCCATAAGTCTGTGAGTTGACGACGATGAAAGATCAAGCGAATCAGATGGTCCGCGCCCCATGGTTTGAGTATGGGATCATTGCCTGTATTCTCATTAACGGGGTTATTCTGGGGCTGGAAACCTCACCGGCACTGGTGGAACATTATGGTGCCTTGATGCACTGGGGAAACCACCTCATCCTTGGAATTTTCATTCTGGAAGCCCTTATCAAAATGATTGCCGTGGCACCTCAGATTGATCGGTATTTTCGGGATGGCTGGAACATCTTTGATTTTTCCGTCATCGTGTTTTCTTTGATTCCGGCTACCGGTGAATTTGCCATGATTGCCCGGTTGGCCCGATTGTTGCGGGTGGTTCGTCTCATCTCGACCATTCCTGAGCTCCGCCTTATCGTTTCAACCCTCGTGAGATCTATTCCCAGCATGATTCACGTCATGACTCTCATGGGCGTGATCTTTTATGTCTATGCCATTATGGGCTATCAGTTGTTTCATGAGCACGATCCGACGCATTGGCGATCATTGGGGATCTCGCTGTTGACCCTATTTCGCGTCGTGACCCTGGAAGATTGGACTGATGTGATGTATACCGCCATGGATTTTCATTACCTGTCTTGGATCTATTTTGTGAGTTTTGTGGTTTTAGGAACGTTTGTCGTGATTAATCTGTTTATTGCCGTGGTGATCAATAACCTCGATGAGGCCAAAGCCGAACGCCTGGCTGAACTTCAGGGGCCGGTCACACAAAAAGAGATACTCAAAGATTTAAAAGATACACAAATAGCCCTCAAGCGCTTAGAGGAGCGCTTGGAAAAAACTTCTGGAGAAAATGTCCTGCCCCTATCGAAAGTGTTGAAAGGTTAATATCCCCGGAACCAGGTTGGTTACGTTCCAAGGGCAATCGTGGAAAGGAATGATAGAGAAAGAAAGGGCGGGGATAATCCACTAGGAGTCTGTCGGACTTTGGGAATCGATAGCGAAAATGTGACTGAGCGAGGGCAAATTTTGACGACTTTGCCGGCCCATAGTGGGACTATGGGCCAAGGAGGCGGCGAAATATTGGCCGCTTAGGCACTTTTGCAGCCGATTCATCCGAAGTCCGACAGGCTCCCAGGCCGGATCCCAACACGAAAAAAAATCGGGCCCGTTCATGTCTGACGGAACGGGCCCAATA from the Nitrospiraceae bacterium genome contains:
- a CDS encoding ion transporter — encoded protein: MKDQANQMVRAPWFEYGIIACILINGVILGLETSPALVEHYGALMHWGNHLILGIFILEALIKMIAVAPQIDRYFRDGWNIFDFSVIVFSLIPATGEFAMIARLARLLRVVRLISTIPELRLIVSTLVRSIPSMIHVMTLMGVIFYVYAIMGYQLFHEHDPTHWRSLGISLLTLFRVVTLEDWTDVMYTAMDFHYLSWIYFVSFVVLGTFVVINLFIAVVINNLDEAKAERLAELQGPVTQKEILKDLKDTQIALKRLEERLEKTSGENVLPLSKVLKG
- a CDS encoding CBS domain-containing protein; translation: MSDDLAALRASKFGQLTVGSVMEKEVQSGMKDSEAKLLASYMMEGFGSVPIIDETSKLVGIVSEFDLLKALRKGKNLEDVTAGDIMTANPLSVTQDTNVLTLIDVLQNNHLIRVPVVDSKGKLIGIVARRDLLRGYLQMSGS
- the fumC gene encoding class II fumarate hydratase; translated protein: MKKKPGDVRIETDSFGSIPVPANKYWGAQTQRSLANFQIGQERLPRALIRALGIVKRCAALSNMVLNTIDETTGKAIADVAEDVIDGKLDDHFPLVVWQTGSGTQSNMNANEVIANVAIERLGGTLGSKTPVHPNDHCNCSQSSNDVFPTAMHIATVEQLHHVLIPSLAHLHQVLLDKSQAWEGIIKIGRTHLQDATPLTLGQEFSGYATQVQMGIDRIQDGLKRLYPLAQGGTAVGTGLNAKPGFGEKFAEEVARYTGLPFLSASNKFEALATHDAMVEISGVLNVLAVSLNKIANDIRLLSSGPRSGLGELSLPENEPGSSIMPGKVNPTQCEAMTMVCAQVIGNHTTITISGAQGHLELNAFKPVIVYNVLQSIRLIGDAVRSLTDKCIVGIEPNIARISELMEQSLMLVTALVPHLGYDKAAKIAQEALKNGRTLREEALASGFVTEEEFNTLIRPEQMIRPK
- a CDS encoding DsrE family protein, with protein sequence MHIRGLGAVQKSSSSKAAVIFARRAYFQYVSTEKWRERRWRLFSTVPLWVCSACAVARQIHEPDLEVGAVMKGMEDYVKAITECDRNLSF
- a CDS encoding alcohol dehydrogenase catalytic domain-containing protein, producing the protein MKKMKAVEVRQAKGSLQLVEREVPSPGSGQVLVKVQACGICHSDVFTKEGLWPGLEYPRIPGHEIAGIIEEMGSGVEGWKQGQRIGVGWHGGHCGRCEPCRRGDFVLCQRGLVPGISYDGGYAEYMIAPVEALARIPEDLSDVEAAPLLCAGITTFNALRKSGAGAGDVVAILGIGGLGHLGVQYANKMGFETVAIARGKDKEALAKKLGARHYIDSRDQNVAEALKRLGGAKIILATVTSGKAMSATIGGLTIDGKLIMVGASEEPVEVPIVQFIMGRHSVQGWPSGTSSDSQDTLAFSVMTDIKPMIEEYPLERAAEAYGRMMSGEARFRVVLKVS
- the ftcD gene encoding glutamate formimidoyltransferase — encoded protein: MDRLVECVPNVSEGVDKAVLAVLTQRIQSVPDVALLDLHVDPDHHRSVFTLAGEPEAMATALFQFIREAQQSIDLRRHQGQHPRIGAVDVVPWIPFRGVTMEECADYAKDLGRRVGQELGIPVFLYEQAALVSLRARLDIIRRGGLSGLQERMDQEADWKPDFGPNVLHPTAGAVAIGARFFLIAFNVVLKSQDIQVARRIAGTIRSSGGGFPALKAMGVPLSSKGLVQVSMNLTDFRQTSLRAAFQAVERESHRLGVEIQESEIVGLVPQEAWDADLAADLKLKNWNPEGVLEVACGKYHLFPL
- a CDS encoding DsrE/DsrF/DrsH-like family protein, whose product is MNATHVEPATALAELKETKPDKVTLVVLSGDMDRVMAALIIATGAAAMGMKVTMFFTFWGLNAIRKENVSSSPKDWLRRAFGWLNKGGASRLPLSRFHFGGLGTTMMKKVMKDNRMPGIPELMETAKDLDVKMIACTTTLGLMGISKDTLIDGIDQLAGVSTYLAEARHGSVNLFI
- a CDS encoding sulfurtransferase TusA family protein; this encodes MIPADVKLDTLGYFCPMPIILTSKKIKELASGQVLEVISDDEGIKKDMPAWCETTGHAMVGMEEEGAADKKVYKAYVKKA